The DNA sequence GACGGCGGCGGCGCTGCGCGAGGAGGCGGTGCGGATCATCACGCGCAGCTACTTCGGCGGGCTGGGGCTGCACATCGCGGCGGACAAGGAAGCGGTGGAGCGCGCGTACCACGAGACGGCGATGCGCTTTCATCCGGACACCTACGCGGAGTTCGACATCTCCGACCTGCGCGACCTGTTGGACCAGGTGCAGGAGAAGCTGTCCGCGTCGTACCGGGTGCTGAGCGTGGACGAGAAGCGCCGCGCCTATCTCCAGTACTTCTTCAGCCGGCAGGAGGTGGTGGGCCGGGCGACCGCCATCAACGTGGACGCGGAGATCGCGCTGCGCCGGGGCGAGTCCGCGCTGAAGCGGGGCGACTACCGCGCGGCCATCCAGGGCTTCGAGGAGGCGGTGGCCCTCAACGAGCATGAGCCGGAGTACTACTCGTACCTCGCCTGGGCGACGTACCGGGGGGCCGCCGGGTCGCTGATGCAGCGGGCGCTCGCGGCCCGCAAGGTGCTCAAGCGGGCGCTGACGTTGGATCCGTACCTGGAGCGGGCGCAGATCATCGCGGCCATCATCGAAATCGACCTGGACGACGCGCCGCTCGCGCGCAAGAAGTTGATGAAGGTGCTGGAGCTGAACCCGTATTCGGTGCTCGCGAGGGCGGCGTTGCAGAAGGTGGTGAAGTAGCCATGCCCCGGGTGTTGTGGCGACTGTTGCGCTATGCGCGCCCGCACGCGGGCATCCTCGTGCTGGCCTTCGTGTGCATGGCGGTGCTGGGGCTCGCCACGGGCGCGTACGCGTACCTGCTGGGCCCGGCCCTGCGCTTCCTCCTGTCGGGAGGGGAGGAGGGCTTCGCGGGCGCGCACAAGGTGCCGTGGCTTGGGGACCTGCCGCGCGACGCGGCGCTCTGGGGCTTCCCGGTGGTGGTGCTGGGCGTGGGCGCGGTGAAGGCCGTGGGCTACCTGGGCCAGTTCTACTTCATGGGCCTGTTCTCGCAGCGCGTGGTGAAGGACCTGCGGCGGGACCTGTTCCTGCGCCTCACCGCGCTGTCGCCCTCGCAGATGTCGCGACAGCGGACGGGGGACCTGCTCAGCCGCTTCTCCTCGGACGTGTTGGCGGTGGAGCAGGCCGCCATGTACACGGTGGGCTCGTACCTGCGCGACACGCTCCAGGTGTTGGTTCTGGCGGGCGTGGCGCTGTGGATGAGCCCCCTGCTGGGCGGCCTGATGCTGTTGGTGATTCCGCTGGCGGCGCTGCCGGCCTCGAAGCTCACGCGCAAGGTGCTGAAGGGCACGCGCGAGGGGCAGACCCAACTGGGGCAGCTCGCGGGCCAGCTGCACGAGGGACTGGGAGGGCTGCGCACCATCCAGGCCTTCAACGGCCAGCAGGCGGAGCTGGCGCGCTTCGAGTCCTACGCGAAGGCCCACGAGGAGGCCGTGGTGGGCGCGGCCTGGGCGCGCGGTGGGGTGCCGGGGTTGATGGAGGTGCTGGCGGCGGCGGCGCTGGCGGGAGCACTGGGGTACGCGGCGGCGACGCGAGCGATGGAGCCGGAGGCGCTGCTCTCGCTGCTGACGGCGGTCATCCTCGTGTACCAGCCGGTGAAGGACCTGGGCCGGGTGACGCAGTTCGCGGTGCAGGCGGGGGCGGCGGGAGAGCGGCTCTTCGCGCTGCTCGACCTGAAGCACCCGGTGGAGGACGCGCCCCAGGCCGTCCCTGCGCCCGCGCTGCGGCAGTCGCTGCGGATGGAGGGCGTGCGGTTCTCCTACGGGGAGCGGCGCGCGCTCGAAGGGCTGACGCTGGAGCTGAAGGTGGGCCAGGTGGCGGCGCTGGTGGGCGGCAGTGGAGGTGGCAAGAGCACGGTGACGTCGATGTTGCTGCGCTTCGAGCGCCCCCAGGAAGGCCGCATCCTCCTGGATGGCGTGGACGCGGACGCGTACACGGCGGTGAGCGTGCGCAGCCAGTTCGCGCTGGTGACGCAGGAGCCGCTGCTCTTCCAGGGCACGGTGCTGGACAACCTGCGCCACGCGAGGCCGGACGCCACGCGGGAAGAAGTCGAAGCCGCGGCGAGGGTGGCGAACGCGGACACCTTCATCCAGGCGCTGCCGCAGGGGTACGACACGCGCATCGGCGAGCGGGGCGTCACGCTGAGCGGAGGTCAGCGTCAGCGGTTGTGCATCGCCCGGGCCGTGCTGTCGAAGGCGCCGGTGCTGGTGCTGGACGAAGCGACCAGCAGCCTGGATCCGGAGAACGAGCGGGAGGTCCAGGCCGCGCTGGCGAAGGTGCTCCCGGGCCGGACGGCGCTGGTGATTGCCCACCGGCTGACGACGGTGACAAGCGCGGACGTCATCCACGTGGTGGAGGCGGGGCGCATCGTGGAGAGCGGCAGCCACGCGCAGCTGCTCCAACTGGAAGGACGCTACGCAGCCATGTGGCGCCTGCAGACGACCGGTGCCGCGGCGCAAGGTGCCGCGTGAAGGCCTCGGTCCCCGCGACATGCGCATCCGCTAGGGGCATCCGGAGCGGGACCGACGTCGAGCAGGCCCATCCCTTCGTGCACGGCGTCAACGCGTGGGCTCTCAGGATGCATGCGCGGGGCGAGGTCGAAGAGGCCCGGCCCGCCATGCAGGTCATGAGGGCAGCACGCGCCTCATGCGCGACCCCAGATCTCCGGGCCCATGGGGTCCACGGGTGGAGCCGGGCGTGAAGTCCGCGAAGCAAGTCCTCGGGCTGGGGCTTCGGGCCGTGCTCGGGGTGCTGTTGCTGCTGCTGGGCATCGCGGGCTTCTTCGCCTTCGCGGCGGGCTTCGCGGACTACCCGGTGGTGCCTCCCTCGCCCACGGCGAAGGCATGGATCCGGGGCGCGTACCATGTGCACACCACGCGGTCGGATGGGAATGGCTCTCCGGCCAAGGTCGCGGCTGCCGCCAAGGCTGCCGGCCTGGACTTCGTGGTGCTCACCGACCACAACGACCTCGCCCCGCCCGCCGCGACGTGGATGGACGGCGTGCTGCTCATTCCCGGCGTGGAGCTGTCGACCCAATCAGGGCACCTGACCGCCTTCGGGATGCAGCGCCCGCTGCGGGACGTGAAGCCCTGGGGGCCGCCGGAACAAGCCCTGGCGGCGGTCGAAGCCGCCGGAGGCACGGCGGTCCTCGCCCATCCGGTGCAGAAGAAGAACCCCTGGAGGGACGAAGCCACCGCGCAGCGGGTCCCCGGCTTCGAGCTGTACTCCGCGGACACCTTCTTCCGGCAGGCCCTGCGAAGCCCGTTCAGCCGGCTCCTGCCTGCGGTAGGCGCCTCCCTGATGAACCCGGTGCATGGCGTGATGTTGCTCGTGGCTCCGGAGCCGGAACCCACGGCGCGCTTCCTGGAGCTGTCACGCGAACAGCCGAGGCTGGCGCTGTGCGCGCACGACGCGCACGGCCTGCCGGCATACGAGACCGTCTTCAGCGCGCTCGACGTGGAGTTCCCACCAGAGCTCCTCCCTGGGCCCCTCTCCCGGGACGCGGGCGAGGCGGCGAAGCAGGTCACGCAGGCCCTGGCGAGCCCCCAGTCCCTGTGCGTCTTCCGAGCACTTGGAGCCCCGGACGGCTTCGCCCTGGAGGGGTACGACGCGAGGACGCGGGAGGCCCCGGTGGGGACGAAGCTGATGGTGCGCCTCCCCGACCACATCCCGGAGACGCTTGAGGTCCGCGTCTGGGGAGAGGGCCGCCTGGGTCCTGACGGACGGAGCATCGAGCTGACGGGACCCGGAGTGGTGCAGGTGGAGATCTGGGCCCGTGCGCCCGGACGTTTCTTCGGCCACGAGTGGCGGCCCTGGCTCGTCCCCAGCCCGGTGCGGGTGGTGCCACGCGCGCCGGGCATCTGATAGAGCGCGGGACGTCGCCCATGCGCCTGCTCTACATCGTCGCCACCTACGTCCTCTTCGCGCTGCTGTTCCCGATGCTCTGCGTGCACCGGAAGACGCGTCACGGGCTGATGCAGCGGCTGGGCTTCTACGCACCAGGAGCGCTCCCATCGGGAGAAGGCCCGCTGCTGTGGCTGCACGGCGCCAGCGCGGGAGACCTGTTGGCGCTGGCCCCCATGTTCGGCCCCCTGCGCGAGCGCTTCCCGGGCTGCCGCATCGTGCTCTCGACGATGACGGACAGCGGCCACGCGATGGCGCGCGACCGGCTGGCGAAGCAGATCGACGGGGTCGTGTACGCGCCCTATGACTTGTGGGGCGCCACGCGGCGCGCGGTGCGAGCCCTGCGCCCGGACATCCTGGTGCTGGAGTACACGGAGGTCTGGCCCAACCTCATCCGCGCCGCGAAGCAGGCGGGTGCTCGCGTGGTGATGACCAACGGGCGCTTCTCCCCGGCGAACGTGGGCAGGTACCGGACGCTCTTCGGGCTCATCGGAAACCCGCTGGAGGACATGGACCTGCTCCTCATGCGCCAGGACGAGGAGGCAGGAAGGGCCAGGCTGCTGGGAGCACCACCGGAGCGGGTCCTCACCACGGGAAACACCAAGTTTGACGCCCTGGCCGCGGGGCCAGCGCCCGAGGACGAGGCACTGCGAGGCGCGCTGAACCTGACCTCCGGGCAGCCCGTGTGGATCGCCGGCAGCACGCACGAGGGCGAGGAGGAAATCCTGTTGCAGGTGTATCAGCGTCTACGTGAACGCTGGCCTGAGTTGGCGCTGGTCATCGCGCCGCGATACCTGAACCGGGCCGAGCGCATCCTCGCCCTCGCGAAGGAGCGGGGCCTGGACGCGGGGCTGCGCTCCCAGGGCAATCCGGGCCGGGCGGCGGTGGTGGTGATGGACTCGATGGGAGAGCTGTCGCGGGCCTACCGCCTGGCGACGGTGGTGTTCGTGGGAGGCTCGTTCACGAAGCGGGGCGGGCAGAACATCCTGGAGCCCGCGGGGCAGGGGCGGCCGGTGTTGTTCGGCCCGCACATGGACAACTTCCGGGACAGCGTGGCGGTGCTCGAAGGAAACGGAGGCATCCTGGTGGCGGACGGTGAAGCCCTGCATGCCGCGCTGGAGGAACTGCTCGCGAACCCGGAGCGGCTGAAGTCGCTGGGGGCCCGGGCCGAGGCCACGGTGCGTCGCATCTCCGGCGCCAGCGAGCGCAACGCCGAAGCAATGGCCGCGCTGCCGCGCCGTGAACAGGGAGTGGTCCGCG is a window from the Corallococcus soli genome containing:
- a CDS encoding 3-deoxy-D-manno-octulosonic acid transferase, which gives rise to MRLLYIVATYVLFALLFPMLCVHRKTRHGLMQRLGFYAPGALPSGEGPLLWLHGASAGDLLALAPMFGPLRERFPGCRIVLSTMTDSGHAMARDRLAKQIDGVVYAPYDLWGATRRAVRALRPDILVLEYTEVWPNLIRAAKQAGARVVMTNGRFSPANVGRYRTLFGLIGNPLEDMDLLLMRQDEEAGRARLLGAPPERVLTTGNTKFDALAAGPAPEDEALRGALNLTSGQPVWIAGSTHEGEEEILLQVYQRLRERWPELALVIAPRYLNRAERILALAKERGLDAGLRSQGNPGRAAVVVMDSMGELSRAYRLATVVFVGGSFTKRGGQNILEPAGQGRPVLFGPHMDNFRDSVAVLEGNGGILVADGEALHAALEELLANPERLKSLGARAEATVRRISGASERNAEAMAALPRREQGVVRA
- a CDS encoding ABC transporter ATP-binding protein, which codes for MPRVLWRLLRYARPHAGILVLAFVCMAVLGLATGAYAYLLGPALRFLLSGGEEGFAGAHKVPWLGDLPRDAALWGFPVVVLGVGAVKAVGYLGQFYFMGLFSQRVVKDLRRDLFLRLTALSPSQMSRQRTGDLLSRFSSDVLAVEQAAMYTVGSYLRDTLQVLVLAGVALWMSPLLGGLMLLVIPLAALPASKLTRKVLKGTREGQTQLGQLAGQLHEGLGGLRTIQAFNGQQAELARFESYAKAHEEAVVGAAWARGGVPGLMEVLAAAALAGALGYAAATRAMEPEALLSLLTAVILVYQPVKDLGRVTQFAVQAGAAGERLFALLDLKHPVEDAPQAVPAPALRQSLRMEGVRFSYGERRALEGLTLELKVGQVAALVGGSGGGKSTVTSMLLRFERPQEGRILLDGVDADAYTAVSVRSQFALVTQEPLLFQGTVLDNLRHARPDATREEVEAAARVANADTFIQALPQGYDTRIGERGVTLSGGQRQRLCIARAVLSKAPVLVLDEATSSLDPENEREVQAALAKVLPGRTALVIAHRLTTVTSADVIHVVEAGRIVESGSHAQLLQLEGRYAAMWRLQTTGAAAQGAA
- a CDS encoding PHP domain-containing protein, which produces MKSAKQVLGLGLRAVLGVLLLLLGIAGFFAFAAGFADYPVVPPSPTAKAWIRGAYHVHTTRSDGNGSPAKVAAAAKAAGLDFVVLTDHNDLAPPAATWMDGVLLIPGVELSTQSGHLTAFGMQRPLRDVKPWGPPEQALAAVEAAGGTAVLAHPVQKKNPWRDEATAQRVPGFELYSADTFFRQALRSPFSRLLPAVGASLMNPVHGVMLLVAPEPEPTARFLELSREQPRLALCAHDAHGLPAYETVFSALDVEFPPELLPGPLSRDAGEAAKQVTQALASPQSLCVFRALGAPDGFALEGYDARTREAPVGTKLMVRLPDHIPETLEVRVWGEGRLGPDGRSIELTGPGVVQVEIWARAPGRFFGHEWRPWLVPSPVRVVPRAPGI